The DNA region AAGTCGCGGCTCTCCAGTCCGTCCTCGAAGATGTTGATCTCTTTGCCGGAGCGGACCAGGGTCGAGAAGATCGACAGGATGCCGGTGTACGGGTTCTTGAGGGACTGCCCGGGTCCGTACACGTTCTGATAGCGCAGCGACACCGGTTGGATGCCGATAGTCGGCGCCACGGTGAGGATCAGCGACTCCTGCATCTGCTTGGTGATGCCGTACACCGACGACGGGTGCAGTTTCGCGTTCTCGTCCGTCGGGATAACGCTGAGCGGCCCGACCCCCGGGATATGCACGTCGAAGTCTCCGGCCGCCATGTCGGCGTCGGTGCGATGCGAGGGGTAGACGATGGTCCCGTCCGGCGCGCGGTACGCGCCCTCGCCGTAGATGGAGCGTGACGACGCGATCAGTATCCGCCGCACGGTGTGCGGCTCGTTCGCGAGCAGGTCGAGCAGCTTGGCGGTCCCGCCGACGTTGGTCTCGGTGTACCGGTCGATCTCGTACATCGACTGGCCGGTGCCGGTCTCGGCCGCCAGGTGCACGACGACCGTCGCACCGGCGATCGCGCTGCGCAGATCCTCCGTGGAAGTGACCGTTCCGCGGATCACGGTCGCGACCCCGTCAAGGGACCGCAGCAGTGTCGATGTGGTCGCCGGGTCGTTCCCGTGCACCTGCGGGATCAGCGCATCGAGCACCGTGACCGTGGACCCGGCCTCGACGAAGCGGCGGGCCAGGCGAGTGCCGATGAAGCCGGCTCCGCCCGTGATGAGCACATGATCGGACATGCGGGTGACTCCTGGGATGGGGACCCGCGAGCCGGGTCAGAGGGCGACGATGTGCGCCAGGGTCGATTCTATCCCGGTGCGGTTTCCGCCTCGGAGGACTTTGGGCAGCTCGGTGATCGCATGCAGTCGGGACATCACGCGTGCGCGGGCCGTACACGCCGTGCGACTCCAGCCGTGGGCCTCCGCGACCCGCCGGGCCTCGGCGTAGTACCTGCGCTCGTCTCGGAACCGCCGCCCGTCCAGCAGCGTCTTCTGCGAGGCGCTGCCGCCGTGTCTGCGATACGAGAAGGCCAGTGTCGGGTTGTACGCGAGCGTGCCGCCGTCGAAGGCGATGTCCATCAGGAGGGCGAGGTCCTGGATGATCGGCAGTCCTTCGCGAAAGTCGATGCGCTGAAGGGTCTCAGTGCGGAAGGTGAGAGAAGGCCAGTAGAGCCAGTCGCCGCGGATCAGGCTGGTCGCCATCCGCTCCCCAGTCAGTACGGCCGTTCCGTCCCCGCCGCGCGGCGCAAGGACACCCTGCTTCACACGATCCGCGAGAGGGTTGACGATCGTGCCGTGCTCGTCGATCACCCGCACCCCCGGCTGGATGACGTCCGCGTGCGGCACCTTCGTCATTGTGCGGGTGACCACATCGACATAGTTCGGATGCAGCAGATCATCGCAGCCGAGTATCGCGATGTACTCCGTCGTCGCCCGCCTGATCGCCTCCCGATAGTTCTCCGTGATGCCGAGGTTCACGTCGTTCCGCGTATATGAGACGCGGGCATCGTCCAGTTCCGCGAAGTAGGCGGGCACCCGCTCGTCCGGGTAGCAGTCGTCGATGACGGTGAGCCGCCAGTCCGGGTTGCGCTGGGCGCGCACCGAATCGACGGTCTCGTACAACAGCGCCGGGTCGCCCCAGAAGGGCACGAAGATCTCGAGAGTCATAGCCGTCTCAGCGTAGGCTAGTGGATCCGTGGACTCGCTGGGAGAGGGCTACGGCCCTGGTGTATTCCGCCGCGGGAATTATGATCGCGAAGCGTTTGCGCGATCGTGATTGCGGCGGCATTCCCCCGGGCTCCCGGACGCCTTACGGTATCCGGAAAAGGAGTTCCGGTGACAATGCAGGGCAGTAATGAGGAGGTTCCTCGAGACGAGTCGGATCGAGCGATCGGCGACACCACCGGGGCGGTGACGAAGTGGCTGCCCTGGACGGTCGTAGGGCTGACAGCCGCGATCTTGATCGCGGGTGCCAGCGTCGGTATCGCGGTCGCTAATGGGTCCGCGCCGAGGAGCTCGTCGACGCCCGCCGCTACCCCATCACCTTCGGCGGCGCTCATTGATCGCCCGACGCAGGCACCAGCGGCTGAGCCACCTGTCCCCTCGTACGGCTCATGCGTACGCGACATGGAATTCTCGTGGACCGACCCCGCGAAGATGAACGATCTGCCCGAATACGCGGGTTTCGTTCAGAAGACCGCGCTTGCGATGCACTCGTCGGCTTATGGATGGGGACTGAGCGGCTTTCCCTACGGCACCAATGTCGCTCCAGGACGCGTGATGGTCCGCACCCCGTCTGATCTGCCGGAGCCGAACTACGCATACCGAATGCTCGAGATGCCCGCCGGGACAGAGCGCTGGCGGGTCGATCTGCCCGTCGATGTGCAGGGCGGTTCTACATTCATCAGCGCACGGCCGGACCTGGCAGAACATGAGGTCGTGTTCTTCTGGCGGTCGGATGCCGATCGCACGGAGATCACCGTGCGATCGCTGGACAGCGGCCGGGTGCTCTCGACGGCGGAGTTCGCCGCCTCCACCGAATTCGCGTGGGAGCTGGGCGAGAGGGAGGGCTCGTTCGTAGCTCAGCGTGACTTGATCGTCTACTCCGAAGGCGGCGTGGTCACCGCAGTTCGTCCGCAGGATCTGGGCGCTCCGGTGTGGCAGGTCCCTGGCGAGAAGGCCGTGACCGCGGGTGAGGTGGTCTTCGTAGACGGGGTCGCCCGCGCATTCGAATCCGGCGCATCGCTCGGATGGTCGGTGGCGCCCGTCCACCTCGAAGACGGGGGAGCCTGGCAAGCTGGCGGGATACTCTTCGCCACCGGCGACGACTCCTCCCTCACCCCGATCGATCCGCGCACCGGACAGGCGTGCGGACCGACCCAGCACGGCATGCTGATGTCGGTTCGCGACGGATACGTCGTCGTCACGATCGATCGCGAACTGCTCGCGTTCGATCGTTCGGCGACTTTTGTCGAGTCTTTGGGCTCCCTGACCGCCGATTCCGTCGCCATGGTGCTGGCCGGACGACCGGCCGAGCGGACGGCCGACGGCCGGTACAACGTCTTCGGCGCAGGCGGGACCGTCACGACGTTGTCGGTGGGCGAGACGGTACCGATCGGGTATGACTCCGAGCGGCTCTTCACGCAATCGCCGTACACGGGCCCAGTTACGGCGTACGACCTGGCCACCGGAGCGGTTGTCTGGCAATCGGAGCCGGTCGTGCCCGCGATCAACTGGGGGGGAACGATGGTTCGACTGCAGACCAATCCCATGGAATGGCCGATCACGGTCGCCGAGTAGCTCCGACACTCGTCAGAGTCGCTGGATAGACTGGCGGTGCGGCGGTGCGATCGGCCCGCCGCGCCGCCGTGTCTGCGGCGACCGCGAACCAAGAGGGCGCACACATGGATCTTCTCGTCGTCGGCTCCGGCTTCTTCGGTCTCACCATCGCCGAACGCGCGGCATCCGACGGTCGCAAGGTGACCGTCATCGACCGCCGTCATCACATCGGCGGCAACGCCTACAGCGAGAACGAGCCCCAGACCGGCATCGAGGTGCACCGTTACGGGGCACACCTGTTCCACACCTCCAACCCGAGCGTGTGGGAGTACGTGAGCCGGTTCACGACGTTCACGAATTACGTCCACCGCGTGTACACGAACCACAAGGGCGTGGTGTACCCCCTGCCGATCAACCTCGGCACGATCAACCAGTTCTTCCAGGCCGCGTACTCTCCGGACGAGGCCCGCGCGGTCCTCCGCGAGCTGTCGGCTGAGTTCGATGTGAAGGATGCCGCGAACCTCGAGGAGAAGGGCATCGCGCTGATCGGTCGCCCCCTGTACGAGGCGTTCATCCGCGATTACACCGCCAAGCAGTGGCAGACCGACCCGAAGAACCTGCCTGCCGAGGTGATCAGCCGACTGCCGGTGCGGTACAACTACGACAACCGCTACTTCAACGACACGTGGGAGGGTCTGCCCACCGACGGATACACGGCGTGGATCGAGCGGATGGCCGATCACCCCAATATCGAGGTGAAGCTCGGAGTCGACTTCTTCGACGAGCAGCAGCCGCTGAACAAGGCGGCCACCGTCGGACAGGTCCCGATCGTCTACACCGGGCCGATCGACCGGTACTTCGACGATGCCGCGGGCGCCCTGTCCTGGCGCACCCTCGACTTCGAGGAGGAGGTCCTCAGCGTCGGCGACTTCCAGGGCACGCCCGTGATGAACTACGCCGACGCGGACATCCCGTATACGCGCATCCACGAGTTCAAGCACTTCCATCCCGAGCGCGCTGACCGCTACCCGGCCGACCAGACCGTCATCATGCGCGAGTTCTCCCGCTTCGCCACGCGCGACGACGAGCCGTACTACCCGGTGAGCACCGCCGAGGACCGCGCGGGCCTGCTGGCCTACCGGGAGCTCGCCAAGGGCGAGAAGGACGTCTACTTCGGCGGCCGTCTGGGCACCTACCAGTACCTCGACATGCACATGGCGATCGGCTCGGCGCTGTCGATGTGGCACAACCAGCTCGCGTGACGCCACCCCCATAGACTCGACTCCGTGACCACAGCCGCCGTCGGCGCTCCCGGCTCGCCGAGGCGCTACCTCCACGCGTTGTGGCTGCTCTCCGCGCGGGACCTCCGCGTCCGCTACGCCACGAGCGCGCTCGGCTACCTGTGGTCCGTCCTGGACCCGCTCGTGATGAGCCTGATCTACTGGTTCGTCTTCACGCAGGTCTTCGGCCGCGGCGTCGGGGAGGAGCCGTACATCGTGTTCCTGATGTCGGCGCTGCTGCCGTGGATGTGGTTCAACTCGTCGGTGTCCGATTTCACCCGCGCCTTCAACAAGGACGCGCGGCTGGTGCGCTCCACCGCGATCCCGCGGACGATCTGGGTGAACCGCATCGTGCTGAGCAAGGGCATCGAGTATCTGCTGTCCATCCCGGTTCTGGTCCTGTTCGCCGTCTTCGCCGGCGCGACCGTGGGCTGGGGCTTGCTGTGGTTCCCGCTGGCGGTGCTGCTGCAGGGGATCCTGCTGGTCGGGCTGGGTCTTCTCGTCGCGCCGCTGTGCGTGCTCTACGCCGACCTGGAGCGCACCACCCGACTCATCCTGCGCGCGCTGTTCTACGCGTCGCCGGTCATCTACGGTGTCTCGGACCTGCCCGCACCGTTCTCCGAGATCGCCGCCTTCAACCCGCTCGCGGGCATCTTCACGCTGTACCGCGTCGGATTCTTTCCGGATCAATGGGACACCTTCAGCGTCGTGCTCGCCGCCGTGATGAGCGTGGTCTTCCTCTGCCTCGGCATCCTGGTGTTCCGTAGCCTGGAGCGTCCCGTGCTGAAGGAGCTGTGATGACCGGACTGGCGATCGAGGTGCGCGACCTGGGCGTCCGGTTCCGTCGCAACCGCAGAGGGCGGCGGAGCTTCAAGGATCTGTTCGCGGATTCGTCGCGCCGGTCGAAGCCGGGCGAGTTCTGGGCGCTGCGGAACGTGTCCTTCGACGTGCGGCCGGGGGAGTCGATCGGAGTGGTCGGGCGCAACGGACAGGGCAAGTCGACGCTGCTCAAGCTCGTGGCCGGCGTGCTGCTGCCCGACGAGGGGGCGGTGACGGTGCACGGCGGCGTCGCCCCGCTGATCGAGATCACCGGGGGGTTCGTGGGCGATCTGACCGTGCGCGAGAACGTCCGCCTGACCGCCGGCCTGCATGGGATGTCACGGGCCGAGGTGGCGCGGCGGTTCGACGGAATCATCGATTTCGCGGAGTTGCGCGACTCCATCGACACGCCCTACAAGCACCTGTCGAACGGCATGAAGGTGCGTCTGGCCTTCTCCGTCGTCTCCCAGCTCGAGGAGCCGATCCTGCTCGTCGACGAGGTGCTGGCCGTCGGCGACAAGGCCTTCCGCGAGAAATGCTACCGGCGCATCGACGAGCTTCTGGCCGAAGGCAGGACGCTGTTCTTCGTCAGCCACAATGAGCGGGATCTGCGGCGCTTCTGCACCCGGGGCCTGTATCTGGACAGGGGCGCGCTCGCACTGGATGCCCCGATTGGCGAAGTGCTGGACCGTTACAACGCCGACTACAACGGGGGCTGACCGGACGGCTCGGCCGGCAACGCGGGACCGGAGCCCGGCGGAGCAGAGCAGTCCGGGCCGCCGTCAGCGGGCGGTGGCCTCAAGCGGCGGCATCGGCTGCCAGGAGGAATCCCGGGCGATCCGGCGACCGTCCCGAATGCCGCGGAACAGGTTGCTCGTGCCGCGGACCGTGTGCTCGACGGCGAAGAGCCGGATGAGCTCCTTGACGAACGTGAGCGCCGTCCCGGCACCGAACAGCATCGGGTTGTAGACACCCAGCGAACGGTAGTAGTTCTTCATGTGGCCGCGGTTGCGCATGATGTAGTACCGATACGCATTGCTGCTTGCGTTCATGTGGCGGATGCCCATGTCCCACTGCTTGATCTCGCGCGTCCGCCGCAGCACGAACTCGTTCACGATCACCGAGGTGGTCTTGCGCGAGGCGAGCCAGCCGTACATCTGGTCGTCCCAGTAGATGAAGAAGCGAGGATCGGGCAGGCCGATCTGCTGCACGATGTCGCGGTGGATGAACATCCCCTCGAAGCAGCCGGAGTTCATCTCCTTGAAGCCGGTCTCGTCGAAGCCGGCCGGGGCGAACGGGATCGGGATGCCCAGCGGCTCGGCAACCCGGTACTGCCAGTAGAACTCGCTGCCGTCGTAGTCGTAGCGGCGCCCTTGGATGCTCTTGAACCGCGGCGCCCAGGATCCCATCCGGGCCAGGCCGTCGGGCAGCACCTCGACGTCGTCGTCCATGAGCCACATCCAGGTGGAGCCGAGCTCGTACGCGACGCGCATCCCCTCGCTGAAACCACCCGAGCCGCCGGTGTTCGTCTCCAGCCGCCGGTAGACCAGCTCCGACCCGAGACGCTCCCGGAAGGACTCCACGACCAGCGTGGTGTCGTCCACGGACGCGTTGTCGATGATGACGACGTGCCCGGGCTTCGGGTCCATGCGCGTGATGCTCTCCAGCAGCCTCGTCAGCAGTCCCGAGCGGTTGTACGTGACGATCGCGATCGTGGCCGATGCCGGATCGAACGCCGGTTCCGTCTCGAGACCCTCGTGGCGCGAAGGGGATACGATCACGAGCTTTCCCCGAACGTACGGCGCCACTCCGCCAGCGATGTCATCTCTGTCTGGGCGCGGCGGTAGCGCTGCGACAACGCAGGCCACTCCCTGCGGAGTCGGCGATGCAGGCGGACGCTATCGAGGAGCATGCGTCGATAGTTTGCCCGGTTGCGCACGTACTTGTTCTGGCCCGACCCGTCCGCAGCGCTGACCAAGGCGGAGTCGTAGAGCGGCAGGCGCCACCATTGCGCGTCGAGCTTGCCGAATTCGACCTCCGGCTGGCTGACGTTCTCCGGCCTGGGGGCGTGGAACCAGTGCGAGACCAGCGTCACAGCCGTGAACCAACGCAGCTTGAGGCCTGTGGGATTGTCGAGTTCATGCAGAGAGGCCCGCTTGAAGACTTGGCGACCGCGTCGAGATCTGAGCGGGACCCCGGTGTCCTTGTGTACCCGCGTCTCGGGAAACTTCTTTGCGAGGTCGCGGGCTGCGGGCATGGCGGTGGCCAGGTTCGCCCGCATATGCTCAGGACCGGACAGGACATCGCGCAGGGCGCGATGGCGCAGTGCCACCGGATAATACTGCATCATCATCAGATGCTTCAGATCCACTCGTCGGCTGTGCTTTAGCAGGCGACCGCCGCGCGGCACCGGGGAATGCAAGAGGCCTGCCACGATCCGGTTGCGGGCATGGAAGTATGCCTGCCAGTCGATTGAGTCATCCTTGCCGACCCAGGAGACATGCCACAACGCAACACCGGGCACCGACACGGTAGGGAAACCAGCGTCGCGAGCGCGCAAACAGTACTCCGCGTCGTCCCATTTGATGAACGCGGGCAAAGCGAGCCCGACGGCACGAATGACCTCAACGGGTATCAGGCACATCCACCAGCCGTTGTAATCGGCATCGAGACGCATGTGCAGCATGGGTGTCTGGCGGAGGTTGGATGCCGAGAAGTCGTGAGGAAGTTTGTCCTGGTAGAGCGCCCGCCACATGAAGGGCTCGTCGTCCACCACCTCGGCCCAGGCATGCAGCTTCGGGCGATCGAGGAGGTCGAACATGTGTGCGCCGACAATGGTGGGAGTGGACGCGTAGCGCCCGAAAACGATGGAGCGTCGCACCGACTCGGGCTCGAGGCGGACGTCGTCATCCAAGAGCTGTACGAAGTCGCTTTCAGGACGGTCCAGCGTTTCCGCCATCGCCCGCGAGAACCCTCCCGAGCCGCCCAGGTTCGGCTGCGTGATGACCTGAAGGGTATCCCCCAGTGTGGCGGCGACCTCTGCGAACTCCGGCTGCGCATCGACCCGGCGGTCGCCCTGATCAACAACGAAGATCCGGTCGACGACCTCAAGAACATCAGGCTCTGCCGCGAGGTTCAATAGGGTCCAGATGCAGTAGTCCGGTTTGTTGAACGTCGTGATGCCGATGGACGCTTTGCCCATGCGCGCGGGTTCCTGCTCCGTGGTCCACTCCGCGCCTTGAAAGAGCACGTCTTTGTCGTCGGCGACGAGGTCGAACCAGATCCAACCGCCGTCGCTGAACTGATCGAGCTGGAGTTCGAACGAGTTCGTCGCATCGCCGTCTGCTTCACGGGTCTCAAGGCGCTGACTCACACCGGACCCGGTGGACCGGTAGATCAAGATGGTGCAGGGACCTTCGGTGCGAACAGTCAGCGTCACGTGTCGCACCGCGGTCCAGTGCTGCCAGTATGAAGCCGGGAAGGCGTTGAAGTAGGTGCCGAACGACACGCGCCGCCCCGCGAGGATTCGCGCCTGATGGCGCCCCAGGATGTTTCCCATGTGTGCCAGGTTCGACACGCGAACCGGCTCGTCGTCGATGATCGACCACGTCTCCGGGTCCGCGTAGAGAGGCAGCAGATCGGGATCGCGATCGAGGGGGAAGACGACATTCTGCAGGACGTGAGGCACGTGGAAAACTCCGAAAAGACGGCGACTGGCGCCGAGTCGTGGGGCCGGGAGTAGCCTACCCTCCGATCATGAGGATCTTCTGGATCCGCCGCCTGCCGTAGCCTCAACTGCGTGGGTGCTGCAATCGAAGGGCGAGCGGTGCGATGAAGGTCTTGATCACCGGGGGTGCAGGGTTCATCGGCAGCACGGTCGCATCGGCGTGCATGGATGCCGGAATCATCCCCGTGATTCTGGATGACCTTTCCACCGGCCGCGAAGCTTTCACGCGTGGTCGGTTGTTCTACCGAGGAGATATCGCGGACGCCTCCCTCCTCGACCAGATCGCTGCCGATCACCCTGACCTTTCGTTCGCGATCCACTGTGCGGCAAAGGTGGTCGTCCCCGACTCGGTCATAGATCCGCTGGGCTACTACGACACGAATGTAGCCAAGACGATCGAGCTGCTCCGCGGCCTGCAACGCAACGGCATCGGCAAGGTCATCTTCAGTTCCTCTGCTTCCGTCTACGACGCGGAGGACGGCGGCGCCGTGACCGAGGAAGGGCCGATCCAACCGGCCAGCCCATACGCCCGGACGAAGGCGATGGTCGAGCAGATCCTCGCCGACAGTGCGGGTGCCGGGGATTTGCGAGCCATCGCGCTTCGATATTTCAACCCGATCGGCGCGGATCCCCAGTCTCGGAGCGGTCTTCCCCAGCGCGACCCGTCGCATGTGCTGGGCCTGTTGATCTCCGCGCATCGGCACGGTGGAACCTTCACCATCACCGGAACAGACTGGCCGACGCGGGACGGGTCGGGACTGAGGGACTTCATCCACGTGTGGGACCTCGCGCGCGCGCATGTCCAAGCGGTTCGGCGCTTTGACCTCGTCACAGAGAAAGCGGCCTTCCGTGCCGTCAATGTCGGCGGGGGCACCGGAACGACCATCCGGGAACTCGTCGCCGCATTCAAGCGGGTCACCGGGGCCAGCGTCGACGTGCGCATCGGGCCCCGCCGCGCCGGTGATGTCGCGGGCGCGTACGCGGACGTGCAGCGGGCAGCGGATCTGCTCGGCTGGCGGGCAGAGCTGACCATTGACGAAGGCATTCGCGACTCGCTCGCGTGGGCTGAGTCCTTCGACTCAGCGTCGGGGCACTGAGCCCCGGGCTACGCGTTGGAAGGCCGACCTTCCTGGATACTCGGCAGGTCCGGCCCACCGCCGATCGCATCGATGCGCTCCCGCCACGAGCGGGATTGACCGGCGCGCACCGCGCAGAGCACGAGCAGGAGCCAGCCGAATCCGAACAGCGCGAAGCTCTCGAACATGGAATTCACCAGCAGGGTGATCAGCAGCAGCGGAGTCCACGCGTAGATCACCGAGCGGCGCTCGCTCGCGTCCAGCCACGACCGCACCAGGGCGGTGCCCACGAAGGCGGTGAACAGCAGCAGCCCGGCCCACCCGAGCTGCAGCAGCACGTCGAAGTACGCGTTCAGGCCGGTCGCATGGCTCGTGCGCAGCCCGTAGTTGATGGCGTTGAACGGGAACACCTGGGGATCCCAGGGGCCGAACCACCCCCAGCCCTGCACGGGCTTGGAGCGCAGATAGTCGACCATCGTGTTCCACAGGTCCACGCGCATCGAGAAGTCGGTGCCGGCTCCCAGGAAGGCGATGATCGGATGCCGTGCCGCGTAGCCGATGATCACGCCCACCACCACCAGCCCGCCGAAGGCGAACTGCAGGGCCGACCGCCGCTCCGGGCTCGCGTGCCGCACCAAGGCCAGCGCACCCACGGCCAGGCCCACGGCGAGTGCGAGGACCAGGACGGTGGGGGAGTCGCTGAGGGCAGCGAGGCCGCCGGCGAGCACGACGGAGTACACCGACACGCCGACGCGCACGGACTGGGTGCGGTACTCGATCAGGAACGTGATCAGGGCGATCACCGCGGCGAAGCCCAGCAGGTTTCGCGTGCCGAAGATCCCCTGGATCGGGCCGAGCTGGGCGATGTCGCCCTGGATGCCGAGAAACCGGAAGGGCATGTCCAGGATGACGCCGGCGAGTATCTCGACGCCGAGGGAGATCGACAGCAGCACGCGCATGACGTCGCCCAGTGCGCGCGCGGTCTGCAGCGTGTCGCGGACATGACCGATCGTGACGGCGAGGAAGGCCAGGGCGGCCGTGGAGACCCAGCCCCACAATGACGTCGAGGGGCTCTGGCTCCAGAACGCGCTGATCAGTGCCCAGGCCACGAACAGCACCAGCGTGGTCGGCACGAGACGCACGAGCGAGATCTCCCGGCGTCGGGAGACGAGGATGCCGATGCCGAGCAGGCAGAGGCCCACGATGATCGAGACGTAGGTGACGCGTCCGGCGATCTTCTCGATCGCGAAGGAGGAGAAGACCGCGCCCAGGACGGCGATCGTGTACGCGCGGGCGAGCGCGGCCGACCCGAGCAGTCCGATCCAGCGCGCAGGGCCGGCGCCTCGTACCGGGTCGGTCACGAGGCCCGCGTGGTCAGCTCGCCACGCTCGATGGCGATGCGCAGCTCGGCGGCGCCTTCGCCGATGTGCGGCGACTGCTTCATCTTGAACGGGAGCATGACCAGGAACAGCCAGCCCCACAGCAGCAGCGGACTGGACTCGGCCAGGCCCTGCACCAGCAGGATGGCGCCGACCAGCGTGGGCAGCAGGGTCAGCGGTGAGTACGGCCGGTCGGCCCGCAGATCCCATCGGGGTCGGTCGACGGCGAAGAACCACGAGCGCCAGATGTAGGCGAGGTAGGCCATGGCGAGCAGGGCGACGCCGATCGCGCCGAGTTGGAAGAAGACGTCGATCCACACGTTGTGAGCCTGCATCACGGACTGGCCGTGATCGAGGATCCACCCGTCGAACGCCGGATCGCTCGTGATCCACGGGGTGGAGAATCCCCAGCCCAGCACCGGCCGCTGCATCGCGCGATCCAGCACCGCCTGCCAGATCATCTCCCGGCCGGTCAGGTCGGTGCTGCGGCCGAGCGCTGCGAAGATCGTGTCGCGCAGCAGCCAGAACGCCGCAGCGCCGCCCAGCCCGACCACGGCGAACCCGATGTAATACCGGGTGCGCTCGCCGGGGCGGCGCGCGCGGCGCATCAACAGCACCGTCACCAGCACGATCACCACAGCCGCCGCGGCCACGTACGCGGTCGCCGATGCCGCCCGATAGAACAGGTAGGCAGCCAAGACGATCCACCCGCCCAGCAGAACGCGGCCGGCCGCGCCGGCGGCGAAGCGGATCGCGAACACGACGATCGCCAGGAGGGCGACCGGTCCGAGCAGATTGGCGTTGCCCATGATGCCCTGGATCCGGCCTTCGTCGAACAGGTTGTTCCGCGACCAGTACAGGATCGGGTCGACGGGCTCGGTGCGAGGGACGAAACCGGGCAGCAGGGGCACGCGGACGAACAGTGCGACCCAGAGCTCGAAGATCAGTGACAGCGCGAGGACCCACTTCAGCGCGGCGGAGGTGGCGCGGATCACTTCGCGCCAGGTCAGCACACTCCCGATGAACAGTGCCTGCAGAGTCGTGATGCCCAGCAGCAGGAGCGTGAGCGCGGTCGCCTCCCGCCACTGCGACCAGATGATCGACAGCGCGGCCCACAGCACGTACGCCATCGTGAACCAGGGCAGGCGGCGCCACTGCACCGGTGGCCGCACCGCGAACCACAGTCCGAGTGAGAGCACCCCGCCGGCGATCGTCACCACCGCCGTCGGCAGCTGGCCGATCGCGTTGATCCACGCCGTGCCGGACAGCGCCATGAACAGCACGAAGATGCACCAGCCGCGGAGCATCAGGTGACCCGTCTTCTCGCGGACCGGTGCCGCCGGCGGGGTCGACGCCGGGTGCTTCGTGTAGACGGCCATCGTCTGATCAGGGTAGCGCCTGGCCCGCAACCCTCGTGCGCGATGACCAGTGCGGCGATGACGGTGCCCGACTCTACGCTGGAGGAATGCTGGTGCCCCTTGCGAACACCCCCCGCGACTACGACTGGGGCAGCGTCACGCTCCTGGCCGGGCTGGAGGGCCGGGATCCCTCCGGGCGCCCGGAAGCGGAGGTGTGGTTCGGCGATCACCCGGGAAGTCCCGCGCTGGTGCCGGACGGACGCCCCCTCGGTGTCTGGCTCGCCGAAGAGGGCGCGCGCACCGGCGCTCCTGCCCACCTTCCGTACCTGCTGAAGCTGCTGGCCGCGGCATCCCCGCTGTCCATCCAGGCGCACCCCTCCCGCGCGCAGGCGGTCGCGGGTTTCGCGAAGGAAGAGGCGGCCGGTGTGCCCCGGGATGCGGCGGAGCGGACGTACCGCGACGAGAACCACAAACCCGAACTGATCGTCGCGCTCAGCGAGACCTTCACCGCGCTGGCCGGACTCCGGGAGATCGCAGCCACGCGTCGGCTGTTGCAGGCGCTGGGCCCGGCAGCGGCCGGCCTGGCCGCCAGGCTGAACGGGCCGGATGCCGCGGCCGCACTGCGCGACGCGCTCGGGTGGCTGCTCTCCGGTCGGGCGCAGCCCGACGTCGAGGCGATCATCGCGGCCGCAGCCACGACCGACGACGCAGAGTTCGGCCCCGAGTTGG from Microbacterium sp. zg-B185 includes:
- a CDS encoding glycosyltransferase translates to MPHVLQNVVFPLDRDPDLLPLYADPETWSIIDDEPVRVSNLAHMGNILGRHQARILAGRRVSFGTYFNAFPASYWQHWTAVRHVTLTVRTEGPCTILIYRSTGSGVSQRLETREADGDATNSFELQLDQFSDGGWIWFDLVADDKDVLFQGAEWTTEQEPARMGKASIGITTFNKPDYCIWTLLNLAAEPDVLEVVDRIFVVDQGDRRVDAQPEFAEVAATLGDTLQVITQPNLGGSGGFSRAMAETLDRPESDFVQLLDDDVRLEPESVRRSIVFGRYASTPTIVGAHMFDLLDRPKLHAWAEVVDDEPFMWRALYQDKLPHDFSASNLRQTPMLHMRLDADYNGWWMCLIPVEVIRAVGLALPAFIKWDDAEYCLRARDAGFPTVSVPGVALWHVSWVGKDDSIDWQAYFHARNRIVAGLLHSPVPRGGRLLKHSRRVDLKHLMMMQYYPVALRHRALRDVLSGPEHMRANLATAMPAARDLAKKFPETRVHKDTGVPLRSRRGRQVFKRASLHELDNPTGLKLRWFTAVTLVSHWFHAPRPENVSQPEVEFGKLDAQWWRLPLYDSALVSAADGSGQNKYVRNRANYRRMLLDSVRLHRRLRREWPALSQRYRRAQTEMTSLAEWRRTFGESS
- the galE gene encoding UDP-glucose 4-epimerase GalE, which gives rise to MKVLITGGAGFIGSTVASACMDAGIIPVILDDLSTGREAFTRGRLFYRGDIADASLLDQIAADHPDLSFAIHCAAKVVVPDSVIDPLGYYDTNVAKTIELLRGLQRNGIGKVIFSSSASVYDAEDGGAVTEEGPIQPASPYARTKAMVEQILADSAGAGDLRAIALRYFNPIGADPQSRSGLPQRDPSHVLGLLISAHRHGGTFTITGTDWPTRDGSGLRDFIHVWDLARAHVQAVRRFDLVTEKAAFRAVNVGGGTGTTIRELVAAFKRVTGASVDVRIGPRRAGDVAGAYADVQRAADLLGWRAELTIDEGIRDSLAWAESFDSASGH
- a CDS encoding O-antigen ligase family protein; the encoded protein is MTDPVRGAGPARWIGLLGSAALARAYTIAVLGAVFSSFAIEKIAGRVTYVSIIVGLCLLGIGILVSRRREISLVRLVPTTLVLFVAWALISAFWSQSPSTSLWGWVSTAALAFLAVTIGHVRDTLQTARALGDVMRVLLSISLGVEILAGVILDMPFRFLGIQGDIAQLGPIQGIFGTRNLLGFAAVIALITFLIEYRTQSVRVGVSVYSVVLAGGLAALSDSPTVLVLALAVGLAVGALALVRHASPERRSALQFAFGGLVVVGVIIGYAARHPIIAFLGAGTDFSMRVDLWNTMVDYLRSKPVQGWGWFGPWDPQVFPFNAINYGLRTSHATGLNAYFDVLLQLGWAGLLLFTAFVGTALVRSWLDASERRSVIYAWTPLLLITLLVNSMFESFALFGFGWLLLVLCAVRAGQSRSWRERIDAIGGGPDLPSIQEGRPSNA
- a CDS encoding O-antigen ligase family protein, which codes for MAVYTKHPASTPPAAPVREKTGHLMLRGWCIFVLFMALSGTAWINAIGQLPTAVVTIAGGVLSLGLWFAVRPPVQWRRLPWFTMAYVLWAALSIIWSQWREATALTLLLLGITTLQALFIGSVLTWREVIRATSAALKWVLALSLIFELWVALFVRVPLLPGFVPRTEPVDPILYWSRNNLFDEGRIQGIMGNANLLGPVALLAIVVFAIRFAAGAAGRVLLGGWIVLAAYLFYRAASATAYVAAAAVVIVLVTVLLMRRARRPGERTRYYIGFAVVGLGGAAAFWLLRDTIFAALGRSTDLTGREMIWQAVLDRAMQRPVLGWGFSTPWITSDPAFDGWILDHGQSVMQAHNVWIDVFFQLGAIGVALLAMAYLAYIWRSWFFAVDRPRWDLRADRPYSPLTLLPTLVGAILLVQGLAESSPLLLWGWLFLVMLPFKMKQSPHIGEGAAELRIAIERGELTTRAS